From a region of the Acidimicrobiales bacterium genome:
- a CDS encoding glutamine synthetase family protein, producing MGTERAGGPTARSIEEVVDACRQAGVRLIRFLYCDNGGTVRGKAVHIDRLADRMRTGVGLTVAMQAMSSLDELQPVEGMGPVGEVRLVPDPESFVVLPYAPHAAAMVADHVALDGRPYDAGPRPFLARMAGVLADRDMVLSCGVESEFSLALQDGTAFVPIDHSLCFSTIGMAAAADVIDAMVEALEQQDIAVEQYYSELGHGQHELSVSPHPAVQAADIQVLVRETIRGVATRHGVVASLAPKPWPDQAGNGAHVHLSLWDSALRRNLFHDDAGRYGLSGLAEYFVAGILAHLPGLLGLTAPSFNSFQRLLPEHWSSAYVCWGPDNREAAVRVPSTFWGREMASANLEYKPIDAS from the coding sequence GTGGGCACCGAACGCGCCGGGGGGCCGACGGCGAGGAGCATCGAAGAGGTCGTCGACGCCTGCCGGCAGGCCGGGGTGCGGCTGATCCGCTTCCTGTACTGCGACAACGGCGGGACGGTGCGGGGCAAGGCAGTCCACATCGATCGTCTCGCCGACCGCATGCGGACGGGGGTGGGGCTGACCGTGGCGATGCAGGCGATGAGCTCGCTCGATGAGCTTCAGCCCGTGGAGGGCATGGGGCCGGTCGGCGAAGTCCGCCTCGTGCCCGATCCCGAGAGCTTTGTCGTGCTCCCCTACGCTCCTCACGCCGCGGCAATGGTGGCCGACCACGTGGCGCTGGACGGCCGGCCGTACGACGCCGGCCCTCGTCCCTTCCTGGCCAGGATGGCGGGCGTCCTGGCCGATCGCGACATGGTGCTCTCGTGCGGGGTCGAGAGCGAGTTCAGCCTGGCCCTCCAGGACGGCACGGCCTTTGTTCCCATCGATCACAGCCTCTGCTTCTCGACAATCGGGATGGCGGCCGCCGCCGACGTCATCGACGCCATGGTCGAAGCGCTCGAGCAACAGGACATCGCCGTCGAGCAGTACTACTCCGAGCTCGGACACGGTCAGCACGAGCTCTCGGTCTCCCCTCACCCAGCGGTCCAGGCCGCCGACATCCAGGTACTGGTCCGGGAGACCATTCGGGGCGTGGCCACTCGCCACGGCGTGGTCGCCTCCCTCGCCCCCAAACCCTGGCCCGACCAGGCGGGAAACGGCGCCCACGTGCATCTCAGCCTCTGGGACAGCGCTCTGCGCCGTAATCTCTTCCACGACGACGCCGGCCGCTACGGTCTGTCCGGCCTCGCGGAGTACTTCGTCGCCGGTATCCTGGCCCACCTTCCGGGCCTCCTCGGCCTGACGGCCCCGAGCTTCAACTCGTTCCAGCGCCTCCTTCCCGAACACTGGAGCTCGGCCTACGTGTGCTGGGGCCCCGACAATCGAGAGGCTGCGGTTCGGGTCCCGTCGACGTTCTGGGGGCGCGAGATGGCATCGGCCAACCTCGAGTACAAGCCGATCGATGCGTC
- a CDS encoding ABC transporter ATP-binding protein, whose product MTAPGEGVGLKVEDLHAGYGGMEVVSDVSLEVNPGEIVALVGRNGAGKTTTLAAIAGMRRGEFTGRVMLDKTDLARLRPAQIVAAGLAFVPAGHRVFTALTVLENLRLGAFSRRRRISPQALTAGLERTFDQFPVLSAYQTRMAGHLSGGEQQMLAIAQALMSEPGVLLLDEPTSGLAPTVVQTIYAALANLRDARIGVLVVEQSVERAVDRSDRCYVMERGNIELSGRASEIAADERVQMIVRGVASPDN is encoded by the coding sequence GTGACGGCCCCTGGCGAGGGAGTGGGGCTCAAGGTAGAGGATCTCCATGCGGGCTACGGAGGAATGGAGGTTGTCTCGGACGTCTCGTTGGAGGTCAACCCGGGTGAGATCGTTGCCTTGGTGGGTCGAAACGGCGCAGGAAAGACGACAACGCTCGCCGCTATTGCTGGGATGCGCCGCGGTGAATTCACCGGTCGAGTAATGCTCGACAAGACCGACCTCGCTCGCCTTCGACCGGCCCAGATCGTGGCCGCCGGCCTAGCCTTCGTCCCCGCGGGCCACCGCGTATTCACGGCTCTCACCGTGCTTGAGAACCTTCGTCTCGGGGCGTTCTCGCGCCGGCGCCGCATTTCGCCCCAAGCACTCACAGCTGGACTAGAGAGGACCTTCGACCAGTTCCCGGTGCTGTCGGCTTACCAGACCCGGATGGCCGGGCATCTGAGCGGGGGTGAGCAGCAGATGTTAGCGATCGCCCAAGCCCTCATGAGCGAGCCCGGCGTCCTTCTCCTCGATGAGCCCACCTCAGGGCTGGCGCCCACCGTTGTGCAGACAATTTACGCGGCTCTTGCCAACTTGAGGGACGCCCGTATCGGCGTCTTGGTCGTTGAGCAAAGCGTCGAGCGGGCTGTCGACCGGTCGGACCGGTGCTACGTCATGGAGCGGGGCAACATCGAGCTTTCGGGCCGGGCCAGCGAGATAGCGGCAGACGAGCGGGTGCAGATGATTGTGCGTGGGGTGGCGAGCCCGGATAACTGA
- a CDS encoding branched-chain amino acid ABC transporter permease gives MSLFLNAVIAGIAIGSVYGLIAIGFTVVYNATRVFNLAQGDLVMLGVLLSWYLLDVLHWPQVAAAAAVLVGIPVVSLFEERFVVRPFIRRPGDNIGWFIATLAFALIVETVVTNLYGNRPPEAVPSPFASTAIHLSRSITTAPKFIFAFGALVLVTVAIEAFYRRTWFGTAMRAAAEDREVAALRGIEPTRVSVAAFAIGGLVAAVAGFVVAPIVFSDVSVGLAYTLKGFIALAIGGFGSIRGALVGALALGVGEQIFDLYVTARYDVLAGLGLLMIVLVFRPTGLFGARGVRQV, from the coding sequence GTGAGCCTCTTTCTCAACGCCGTCATCGCCGGTATCGCCATCGGCTCGGTTTACGGTCTCATCGCCATCGGGTTCACGGTCGTGTACAACGCGACCAGGGTCTTCAACCTGGCCCAAGGCGACCTGGTGATGCTGGGGGTACTGCTCTCGTGGTACCTGCTCGACGTCCTGCACTGGCCCCAGGTGGCGGCCGCTGCGGCTGTGCTCGTGGGGATCCCGGTCGTCAGCCTGTTCGAAGAACGGTTCGTGGTCCGGCCCTTCATACGCCGCCCGGGGGACAACATCGGGTGGTTCATCGCCACTCTGGCCTTCGCCCTGATTGTCGAGACCGTGGTGACCAATCTTTACGGCAACCGGCCCCCCGAGGCCGTGCCCAGCCCCTTTGCTAGCACCGCGATCCACCTGAGCCGGAGCATCACCACGGCCCCGAAGTTCATCTTTGCGTTCGGAGCACTCGTCCTGGTGACCGTAGCGATCGAGGCCTTCTATCGACGCACGTGGTTCGGCACGGCCATGCGCGCCGCCGCCGAGGACCGGGAGGTGGCCGCGCTGCGGGGCATTGAGCCAACCCGGGTGAGTGTCGCTGCCTTCGCTATCGGCGGTCTGGTAGCCGCCGTTGCCGGATTTGTGGTGGCTCCGATCGTGTTCTCGGACGTCTCCGTCGGGCTCGCTTACACGCTCAAGGGCTTCATCGCCCTTGCCATCGGCGGCTTCGGCAGTATCAGGGGGGCCCTGGTGGGAGCGCTGGCTCTGGGTGTGGGAGAGCAGATCTTTGATCTATACGTGACTGCTCGCTACGACGTGCTGGCCGGGCTGGGGCTTCTCATGATCGTCCTCGTCTTCCGGCCCACGGGCCTGTTTGGGGCCCGGGGGGTGCGACAGGTGTGA
- a CDS encoding branched-chain amino acid ABC transporter ATP-binding protein/permease: MTPKQRRSLAGLGGWVLLALGLVVLPFLLQAQTYLLDQLEYILSLVLVAIGLNIVTGFAGQLSLGPGAIFAVGGYTAAVLANDYPHQVGLLLMCLAAVAAAGIFGLVVGLPALRVGGFYLANMTLFFALLVPIVVSQLAVTNKTSGISLVANPAFNQSPQGFPLYETSLAVVLVLVLMSWALLHSRVGHRFVVLRTSEELAASLGIAGYRTKLLAFFLSALPAGLGGAFYVYTQQFISPGSVSVTLSINLLAAVVIGGLGSVTGPVVGGLLILGLSQFLGGLAQYEGIIFGVLLIGFAILLPDGLVGTGAWLVHRVPALRPRAPLRPALGPTAGEAGAAARATPSALGAAVASARRPRLEAGVDPLGAGAPASTEERTRGPLVAEAVRRSFGGVVAVDGVDLVVQPGSIYGLIGSNGSGKTTMLNLISGFYRLEAGSVRIGHDRLDGRPAYYAAQRGVARTFQTPKLLERGTVVDNVMPAAEVSRPCSGVASMVRLPAGRRADRASRQQALAALERLGLGRLADELAGELPHGTRRLVELARAIALEPQFLLLDEPAAGLSPIELDHLTEAVHAVVDDGVGVLLVEHNVPLVLEVAAEVTVLHRGRELARGSPNEIRRHPEVARVFLGTEVAEIER, from the coding sequence GTGACCCCGAAGCAGCGACGAAGCCTGGCGGGCCTGGGCGGTTGGGTGCTGTTGGCACTCGGCCTGGTCGTGCTTCCCTTCCTGCTGCAGGCTCAGACTTACCTGCTCGACCAGTTGGAATACATCCTGTCTCTCGTGCTCGTCGCCATCGGACTCAACATCGTGACGGGCTTCGCCGGCCAACTCTCCCTCGGTCCAGGAGCCATCTTCGCTGTCGGCGGATACACCGCGGCCGTTCTCGCAAACGACTATCCCCACCAGGTCGGCCTTCTCCTCATGTGTCTCGCCGCGGTGGCGGCGGCAGGGATCTTCGGGCTGGTGGTCGGCTTGCCGGCCTTGCGGGTAGGCGGCTTCTACCTGGCCAACATGACACTGTTCTTCGCCCTGCTGGTGCCCATCGTTGTCAGCCAGCTCGCCGTGACCAATAAGACGAGCGGTATCTCGTTGGTTGCTAACCCCGCCTTCAACCAGAGCCCTCAAGGCTTTCCCCTGTACGAGACAAGCTTGGCTGTCGTGCTGGTCTTGGTCTTGATGTCGTGGGCCCTTCTTCATTCCCGGGTCGGTCACCGCTTCGTGGTCCTCCGAACCAGCGAGGAGCTCGCGGCCTCGCTCGGGATCGCCGGGTACCGAACCAAGCTTCTGGCCTTCTTTCTGAGCGCCCTGCCTGCTGGTCTGGGTGGAGCCTTCTACGTTTACACCCAGCAGTTCATCAGCCCCGGCAGCGTCAGCGTTACTCTCTCCATAAATCTCCTTGCCGCAGTAGTAATCGGAGGGCTGGGCAGCGTCACTGGGCCGGTTGTGGGCGGACTGTTGATCCTGGGCTTGAGCCAGTTCCTCGGGGGACTGGCTCAGTATGAGGGCATCATCTTCGGCGTACTGCTCATTGGATTTGCGATCCTGCTACCCGACGGCCTCGTCGGTACGGGCGCCTGGCTGGTCCATCGCGTCCCGGCACTGCGACCACGGGCCCCTTTGAGGCCGGCGCTCGGTCCGACCGCGGGCGAAGCGGGAGCGGCGGCGCGTGCTACTCCCTCAGCTCTCGGGGCCGCAGTGGCGTCGGCTCGACGCCCTCGTCTCGAGGCCGGAGTCGATCCGCTCGGGGCGGGGGCCCCGGCATCGACTGAGGAGCGTACGCGAGGGCCATTGGTCGCAGAGGCCGTCCGCCGCAGCTTTGGTGGGGTCGTCGCAGTGGACGGAGTCGACCTCGTGGTACAGCCGGGCTCCATTTACGGGCTGATCGGCTCGAACGGCTCAGGCAAGACGACCATGCTCAACCTCATCTCTGGCTTCTACCGGCTCGAGGCGGGATCAGTCCGAATTGGCCATGACCGTCTCGACGGCAGACCCGCCTACTACGCGGCCCAAAGGGGCGTGGCTCGTACCTTCCAGACGCCCAAGTTGCTCGAGCGGGGCACGGTTGTCGACAACGTGATGCCCGCCGCTGAGGTGTCCCGTCCCTGCTCCGGCGTGGCGTCGATGGTCCGCCTGCCAGCTGGTCGGCGGGCCGACCGTGCCTCCCGCCAGCAGGCCCTCGCCGCCCTTGAGCGCCTCGGCCTCGGCCGCCTAGCCGACGAGCTAGCAGGCGAGTTACCCCACGGCACTCGCCGTCTCGTTGAGCTGGCTCGCGCCATCGCCCTCGAACCCCAGTTCCTCCTGCTCGATGAGCCCGCGGCTGGACTCAGCCCCATAGAGCTCGACCATCTGACCGAGGCTGTCCACGCGGTTGTCGATGACGGCGTCGGAGTACTCCTCGTCGAGCACAACGTTCCGCTCGTCTTGGAAGTCGCCGCCGAAGTGACAGTCCTCCACCGTGGGCGCGAGCTGGCTCGTGGTTCGCCGAATGAGATCCGCCGGCACCCCGAGGTGGCTCGGGTATTCCTGGGCACCGAGGTCGCGGAGATCGAGCGGTGA